The following proteins are encoded in a genomic region of Nonomuraea muscovyensis:
- a CDS encoding serine hydrolase domain-containing protein, with protein sequence MTANTLQERVQRAVDELVASGRELGVQVAAYLHGELVVDACAGVADPGTGRPVTPDTPFFSFSSGKGMTATAVHVLAERGELDYDLRIADVWPEYARHGKGGTTLRHALTHSAGVPVLPAGITAEDFTDWQRMCAVVAGSEPLWEPGTAHGYHAWTYGWLVGETVRRATGRTLAQVLAEDVAEPLKVPGELFFGVPDDQQPRLAVLRDGNWSAVLEHISSAVPRLDLVAPPGVRPDAVLGSRPDVLRADVPAVGTMTARAAARMYAALIGEVDGVRLVSPERLAEMTAVAVQGPDWVFGADAPRTLGYALEAGGAMFGASGSGGSLAGAAPALGLSVAATKNLLTAGDDDPMEDLRALILEAVS encoded by the coding sequence ATGACAGCGAACACGTTGCAGGAGCGCGTGCAGCGGGCCGTCGACGAGTTGGTCGCCTCCGGCCGCGAGCTGGGCGTGCAGGTGGCCGCCTACCTGCACGGCGAGCTCGTCGTCGACGCCTGCGCCGGCGTCGCCGACCCCGGCACCGGCCGGCCGGTCACGCCCGACACGCCGTTCTTCAGCTTCTCCTCCGGCAAGGGCATGACGGCCACCGCCGTCCACGTCCTGGCCGAGCGGGGGGAGCTCGACTACGACCTGCGCATCGCCGACGTGTGGCCGGAGTACGCCCGGCACGGCAAGGGCGGCACCACGCTGCGGCACGCGCTGACCCACTCCGCCGGCGTGCCCGTGCTGCCCGCCGGCATCACCGCCGAGGACTTCACCGACTGGCAGCGCATGTGCGCCGTCGTGGCCGGCAGCGAACCGCTGTGGGAGCCGGGCACGGCCCACGGCTACCACGCGTGGACGTACGGGTGGCTGGTCGGCGAGACCGTGCGCCGCGCCACCGGGCGCACCCTCGCGCAGGTCCTCGCCGAGGACGTCGCCGAGCCGCTGAAGGTGCCCGGGGAGCTGTTCTTCGGCGTGCCCGACGACCAGCAGCCCCGGCTCGCGGTCCTGCGCGACGGCAACTGGTCGGCGGTGCTGGAGCACATCAGCTCCGCAGTTCCCCGCCTCGACCTCGTCGCGCCGCCCGGCGTGCGACCGGACGCCGTGCTGGGCTCCCGGCCCGACGTCCTGCGCGCCGACGTGCCCGCGGTCGGCACGATGACCGCCCGCGCGGCGGCGAGGATGTACGCCGCGCTCATCGGCGAGGTCGACGGCGTCCGCCTCGTCTCTCCCGAACGCCTGGCGGAGATGACGGCGGTGGCGGTCCAAGGGCCGGACTGGGTGTTCGGCGCCGACGCCCCGCGCACCCTCGGCTACGCGCTCGAGGCGGGTGGCGCCATGTTCGGCGCGAGCGGCAGCGGGGGCAGCCTGGCCGGAGCCGCCCCCGCCCTGGGCCTGTCGGTCGCCGCCACCAAGAACCTCCTCACCGCCGGCGACGACGACCCGATGGAGGACCTGCGCGCGCTCATCCTGGAGGCGGTGTCGTAG
- a CDS encoding TerC family protein: MSVTWWAWAAVLLAVAVMLAIDLLLHRDNHVIGFREAVIWSGVWIAAGLAFGAILWAWQGGQVAGTYFAGYLIEKALSVDNVFVFALIFTAFAVPAALQHKVLFWGVIGALAFRLVFIFVGAELLETFFWTAYLFGAFLIYTGYKMAFRHDQQPPLDRNPVVRLVRRVVPTDPRYHGARFFTRIDGKRVATLLFVVLIAVEATDLIFAIDSVAAILAITTSTFIVWTANAFAILGLRSLYFCLAGLLRRFVHLHYGLALLLAFAGLKLILSETPVGKLPIPVTLGVIVVTIGVSIGWSLLATRATAGNGSGGNGSGGGTAATHPPAASGTDGPQAGADNAAAADRATVVNDPS; encoded by the coding sequence TTGTCTGTCACCTGGTGGGCCTGGGCCGCGGTGCTGCTGGCGGTGGCCGTCATGCTGGCCATCGACCTGCTGCTGCACCGCGACAACCACGTCATCGGCTTCCGTGAGGCGGTCATCTGGTCGGGCGTGTGGATCGCCGCCGGCCTGGCCTTCGGCGCGATCTTGTGGGCGTGGCAGGGCGGGCAGGTAGCCGGCACCTACTTCGCCGGCTACCTCATCGAAAAGGCGTTGTCGGTCGACAACGTGTTCGTCTTCGCGTTGATCTTCACCGCCTTCGCTGTCCCCGCCGCACTCCAGCACAAGGTGCTGTTCTGGGGGGTCATCGGCGCGCTGGCCTTCCGGCTGGTGTTCATCTTCGTCGGCGCCGAGCTGCTCGAGACGTTCTTCTGGACCGCCTACCTGTTCGGCGCGTTCCTCATCTACACCGGCTACAAGATGGCCTTCCGGCACGACCAGCAACCCCCGCTGGACCGCAACCCGGTGGTACGGCTGGTCCGCCGCGTCGTACCGACCGACCCCCGCTACCACGGCGCCCGGTTCTTCACCCGCATCGACGGCAAGCGGGTGGCCACGCTGCTGTTCGTGGTGCTGATCGCGGTGGAGGCCACCGACCTGATCTTCGCCATCGACTCGGTCGCCGCGATCCTCGCGATCACCACCAGCACCTTCATCGTCTGGACCGCCAACGCATTCGCGATCCTCGGGCTGCGCAGTCTGTACTTCTGCCTGGCCGGCCTGCTGCGCCGGTTCGTGCACCTGCACTACGGCCTGGCGCTGCTGCTGGCCTTCGCCGGCCTCAAGCTGATCCTGTCCGAGACCCCGGTCGGCAAGCTGCCCATCCCGGTCACCCTCGGGGTCATCGTCGTCACCATCGGCGTCTCCATCGGCTGGAGCCTGCTGGCCACCCGCGCCACCGCTGGAAACGGCAGCGGCGGAAACGGTAGCGGCGGTGGCACTGCCGCCACACACCCGCCTGCAGCCTCCGGCACGGACGGGCCGCAAGCCGGTGCGGACAACGCAGCGGCCGCCGACCGCGCCACCGTCGTCAACGACCCGTCCTGA